The Euphorbia lathyris chromosome 3, ddEupLath1.1, whole genome shotgun sequence genome contains a region encoding:
- the LOC136223417 gene encoding late embryogenesis abundant protein D-7-like, translating into MASHGDEFGEEFGASHGQAFRAGQTTGRAEEKGNRAVDSMKDKTREAKDKTAEKAHEAREKAGEAADATRDKAYEGKEKTKGVLSQTGEKVKNMAQSTADTVKGAFGMAHHDDDDQDKDQTGYHKTTVHKETKY; encoded by the exons ATGGCATCTCACGGGGATGAGTTTGGTGAGGAGTTCGGAGCATCTCATGGACAGGCTTTCAGAGCTGGTCAGACCACCGGTCGAGCTGAG GAGAAGGGAAATAGAGCAGTGGATAGCATGAAAGATAAGACAAGAGAGGCGAAAGACAAGACAGCGGAGAAGGCGCATGAGGCGAGAGAGAAGGCTGGGGAAGCAGCAGATGCAACAAGAGACAAGGCTTATGAAGGGAAGGAGAAAACAAAGGGAGTTCTGTCTCAGACAGGGGAGAAAGTGAAGAACATGGCTCAATCTACTGCTGATACTGTCAAAGGTGCTTTTGGAATGGCTCatcatgatgatgatgatcaagACAAGGACCAAACTGGTTACCACAAAACTACT